Proteins encoded by one window of Sorex araneus isolate mSorAra2 chromosome 3, mSorAra2.pri, whole genome shotgun sequence:
- the LOC101556165 gene encoding ribonuclease 7-like: protein MAPTRTRSCPLLLLLLLALWVAQHPVSAKPKNMTSAQWFETQHVQLSPKRCNMAMRPINQDKKRCKNLNTFLHEPFSSVANTCQTPNIACKNGWDNCHQSPEPVSLTNCHLVSGMYPDCNYRDKQMNASFIIACDPPEERDPWKLPLLPVHLDKVI, encoded by the coding sequence ATGGCACCCACCCGAACACGGTCCTGccccctgctgctgctcctgctcctggctctgtgggtggCCCAGCATCCCGTCAGTGCCAAGCCCAAGAATATGACCTCAGCTCAGTGGTTTGAAACTCAGCATGTGCAGCTCAGCCCAAAGAGATGCAACATGGCCATGAGACCCATCAACCAGGACAAGAAACGCTGCAAGAACCTTAACACCTTCCTGCACGAACCCTTCTCCAGTGTGGCCAACACCTGTCAGACCCCCAACATAGCCTGCAAGAATGGGTGGGATAACTGccaccagagcccagagccagtgtCCTTGACCAACTGTCATCTAGTCTCAGGGATGTACCCTGACTGCAActacagagataagcaaatgaacGCGTCCTTCATCATTGCCTGTGACCCTCCTGAAGAAAGGGACCCTTGGAAGTTGCCGCTGCTTCCTGTGCACCTCGACAAAGTCATTTAG